A DNA window from Pontimonas salivibrio contains the following coding sequences:
- a CDS encoding ATP-binding protein, translated as MTYLRRLIDHQLNQFLPELPAIALEGARGVGKTETASRRAATIFHVDRREQAELLRASLGGLGALDGPVLIDEWQHTPEVFDAIRRLVDSGATPGSFLLTGSRPPIDHPVHSGAGRIDFLRMRPLSVAERFPQHQSVFLSDLMAGNQEIEGRSPLTLRDYVEEITSSGFPGIRPLSGVARAKRLDGYITRIVEREFVELGVSIRRPDTLRLWLRAYASATGSSASYEKILRAATPGVADKPARPTTSTYVDALNALWLIDPLEHWYPPGSAIGALTQTPKHYLADPALAARLLSVTTDQLISGDTGAPLGPQVGSLLGRLFESLVVMSLKSYAATLGWEISHFRLHGGRREVDVILSGEGGRIIGLEIKLAPQVGPDDTEHLLWLKQKLGDQVADVAVITTGEHAYRRADDGVAVIPLACLGVDRNIPLGLA; from the coding sequence GAGCTCCCTGCAATTGCACTCGAGGGTGCACGAGGTGTCGGAAAAACAGAAACCGCCAGCAGGCGGGCAGCAACCATCTTCCACGTGGATCGCAGAGAACAAGCTGAGTTGCTCCGGGCCTCCCTCGGGGGCCTCGGAGCTCTAGATGGCCCGGTCCTCATCGATGAGTGGCAGCACACTCCAGAGGTTTTTGACGCCATCCGACGCCTCGTCGACTCCGGGGCGACACCAGGGTCTTTTCTCCTCACTGGAAGCCGTCCACCGATTGACCACCCGGTCCACTCCGGCGCGGGACGCATTGATTTTTTGCGGATGCGCCCTCTGTCAGTGGCTGAGCGTTTCCCGCAACACCAGAGCGTATTCCTCAGTGACCTTATGGCGGGTAACCAGGAAATCGAAGGGCGCTCCCCCTTGACGCTTCGCGACTATGTCGAGGAGATTACCTCTTCGGGATTTCCGGGTATTCGCCCACTCAGCGGGGTCGCTCGCGCCAAACGACTCGACGGATACATCACACGCATTGTCGAGAGAGAATTTGTCGAACTAGGGGTCTCGATCCGCCGCCCCGACACACTGCGATTGTGGCTTCGCGCATATGCCAGTGCGACCGGATCAAGCGCCAGCTACGAAAAGATTCTCCGGGCCGCTACCCCTGGCGTCGCCGACAAACCTGCCAGGCCCACCACATCGACTTATGTTGATGCTTTGAATGCTCTGTGGTTAATTGACCCACTCGAACACTGGTATCCGCCGGGTTCCGCCATCGGAGCCCTCACCCAAACTCCCAAGCACTATCTCGCCGACCCCGCCCTGGCGGCCAGGCTTCTCTCTGTGACCACCGACCAGCTGATTTCCGGTGACACCGGGGCGCCCCTCGGCCCCCAAGTGGGCTCACTCCTTGGGCGCTTGTTTGAGTCTCTTGTGGTGATGAGTCTGAAAAGCTATGCCGCCACACTGGGTTGGGAAATCAGCCACTTCAGACTCCACGGGGGTCGGCGAGAAGTGGACGTCATCTTGAGTGGTGAGGGCGGAAGGATTATTGGCCTTGAAATCAAGCTCGCCCCGCAAGTGGGCCCGGACGACACAGAGCACCTGCTGTGGCTAAAACAAAAGCTTGGTGACCAAGTGGCCGATGTCGCCGTCATCACCACAGGCGAGCACGCCTATCGGCGAGCTGACGACGGCGTGGCCGTGATTCCACTTGCATGCCTTGGGGTGGATCGAAACATTCCCCTCGGGCTCGCCTAG
- a CDS encoding amino-acid N-acetyltransferase: MSSTPPGSFSLGTLSPGIELRPATTADIRPIQELIQPLVEKRILLGKELVMLYEAVQEFVVAEQDGQLVGCGALHVFWENLGEVRTLAVSESVKGHGVGGAILDALEHRARSLGLTSLFCLTFEVEFFRGHGYSEVTNSIVDTDVYVELVRSPDEGVAEFLDLARVKPNTLGNSRMLKQLD, encoded by the coding sequence GTGAGTTCCACTCCCCCAGGCTCTTTCTCTTTAGGCACCCTGTCGCCAGGAATTGAACTGCGGCCTGCCACCACGGCCGATATTCGCCCGATTCAAGAGTTGATTCAGCCTTTGGTGGAAAAGCGCATCCTGCTGGGTAAAGAACTGGTGATGCTCTATGAGGCCGTTCAAGAGTTTGTGGTGGCAGAGCAAGACGGTCAACTGGTGGGTTGTGGTGCGCTTCACGTGTTTTGGGAAAACCTCGGTGAGGTGCGTACCCTCGCGGTGAGCGAATCTGTGAAAGGCCACGGGGTGGGCGGAGCCATTTTGGATGCGCTTGAGCACAGAGCACGGTCGCTCGGCCTTACCAGCTTGTTTTGTTTGACCTTTGAGGTGGAATTCTTCCGCGGCCACGGATATTCGGAAGTGACTAATTCGATCGTCGACACCGATGTGTATGTCGAATTGGTGCGATCCCCCGATGAAGGTGTCGCAGAGTTCTTGGATCTCGCGCGGGTGAAACCAAACACCCTCGGTAACTCTCGGATGCTGAAGCAACTGGACTAA
- a CDS encoding ATP-dependent Clp protease ATP-binding subunit encodes MFERFTDRARRVVVLAQEEAKMLNHNYIGTEHILLGLIHEGEGVAAKALESLEISLDAVREQVQDIIGQGQQQPTGHIPFTPRAKKVLELSLREALQLGHNYIGTEHILLGLIREGEGVAAQVLVKLGADLNRVRQQVIQLLSGYQGKEQVSVGGQEGGTDKGSQVLDQFGRNLTQAARDGKLDPVIGREREMERVMQILSRRSKNNPVLVGEPGVGKTAVVEGLAQAIVKGDVPETLKDKQLYSLDLGSLIAGSRYRGDFEERLKKVTKEIKNRGDIIVFIDEIHTLVGAGAAEGAIDAASILKPLLARGELQTVGATTLDEYRKHFEKDAALERRFQSVQVNEPSPAHTINILKGLRDKYEAFHRVSITDGAIEAAVNMSDRYVQDRFLPDKAIDLIDEAGARMRLSILSSPPELREFDEKIAAVRKQKEEAIEGQDFEKAASLRDEEKTLLGERLRLEKQWRSGEAGGTGTVNEGVIAEVLAAATGIPVFKLTEEETARLVFMEKALHERVIGQEQAISVLSKTIRRTRAGLKDPKRPSGSFIFAGPTGVGKTELAKALAEFLFDDEDALISLDMSEYGEKHTVSRLFGAPPGFVGFEDGGQLTEKVRRKPFSVVLFDEIEKAHPDIFNSLLQVLEEGRLTDGQGRVVDFKNTVIIMTTNLGTKDITGGPVGFTLEGNEEASYQAMRSKVVEELKKNFKPEFLNRVDETVVFPQLSQEELLQIVGLFIKSLRERMLDRDMTVNVSDKAKAELITLGWDPTLGARPLRRAVQQNVEDALSERILTGDLNPGQHVEVDFDGSEFTFTTSTPASPEPVGAGATES; translated from the coding sequence ATGTTTGAGCGGTTTACTGACCGAGCACGTCGTGTGGTGGTCTTGGCCCAAGAAGAGGCCAAGATGCTGAACCACAACTACATCGGCACTGAGCACATCCTCCTGGGACTCATTCACGAGGGTGAAGGCGTTGCCGCAAAAGCGTTGGAATCTTTAGAGATTTCGCTTGACGCTGTGCGCGAGCAGGTTCAAGACATCATTGGCCAGGGCCAGCAACAGCCCACCGGTCACATTCCTTTTACTCCTCGTGCCAAAAAGGTACTGGAGCTGAGCCTCCGCGAAGCGCTCCAGCTGGGCCACAACTACATCGGCACCGAACACATCCTCTTGGGCCTCATTCGTGAGGGGGAGGGCGTTGCCGCACAGGTCCTGGTGAAGTTGGGTGCTGATTTGAACCGCGTGCGCCAGCAGGTCATTCAACTGCTCTCTGGTTACCAGGGTAAGGAGCAGGTCTCGGTGGGCGGCCAGGAGGGTGGCACCGACAAGGGTTCGCAGGTGTTGGACCAGTTTGGTCGAAACCTCACCCAGGCGGCCCGCGATGGCAAGCTTGACCCAGTCATTGGCCGTGAGCGTGAGATGGAGCGGGTCATGCAGATTCTTTCTCGCCGCTCTAAGAACAACCCTGTTCTGGTTGGCGAGCCAGGTGTCGGAAAGACCGCGGTCGTTGAGGGTCTCGCCCAAGCGATCGTGAAGGGTGACGTTCCAGAAACACTCAAAGACAAGCAGCTCTACTCGTTGGATCTGGGTTCGCTGATTGCTGGTAGCCGCTACCGCGGTGACTTTGAAGAGCGCCTGAAAAAGGTCACCAAAGAAATCAAAAACCGCGGAGACATCATCGTCTTCATCGATGAGATTCACACCTTGGTCGGTGCCGGTGCTGCTGAAGGTGCCATTGATGCGGCCAGTATCTTGAAGCCACTGCTTGCCCGGGGTGAGCTTCAGACCGTGGGTGCCACGACTCTTGATGAGTACCGCAAACACTTTGAAAAAGATGCCGCGCTGGAGCGCCGCTTCCAGTCGGTCCAGGTCAACGAGCCAAGCCCCGCCCACACCATCAACATTTTGAAGGGTCTTCGCGACAAGTACGAAGCCTTCCACCGTGTCTCCATCACCGATGGTGCAATCGAAGCGGCAGTCAACATGTCCGATCGTTACGTGCAGGATCGTTTCCTGCCGGACAAGGCCATTGACTTAATCGATGAAGCCGGTGCCAGGATGCGCCTTAGTATCCTCTCCAGCCCCCCGGAGCTGCGCGAGTTTGACGAAAAAATTGCCGCAGTTCGGAAGCAAAAAGAAGAAGCAATCGAAGGTCAAGACTTCGAAAAAGCCGCGTCGCTTCGCGACGAAGAGAAGACGCTGCTGGGTGAGCGCCTGCGCTTAGAAAAGCAGTGGAGAAGCGGTGAGGCTGGTGGAACCGGAACCGTCAACGAGGGTGTGATTGCTGAAGTCCTCGCCGCAGCGACCGGTATTCCCGTGTTCAAGCTCACCGAAGAAGAGACTGCGCGTTTGGTCTTCATGGAAAAAGCACTCCACGAGAGGGTCATCGGTCAAGAACAAGCCATTTCTGTTCTATCCAAGACGATTCGCCGCACGCGTGCGGGTCTGAAAGACCCGAAGCGCCCCAGCGGTTCGTTTATTTTCGCGGGCCCCACCGGTGTGGGAAAGACGGAGCTGGCAAAAGCACTCGCCGAGTTCCTCTTTGACGACGAAGATGCCCTGATCTCACTCGACATGAGTGAATACGGTGAAAAGCACACCGTCTCTCGCCTGTTCGGTGCCCCTCCAGGGTTCGTCGGGTTTGAAGACGGTGGCCAGCTGACCGAGAAGGTCCGCCGGAAGCCCTTCAGCGTCGTCCTCTTCGACGAAATCGAAAAAGCCCACCCAGACATTTTCAACTCGCTGCTCCAAGTGTTGGAAGAGGGACGCCTGACCGATGGTCAGGGTCGAGTGGTGGACTTTAAGAACACTGTCATCATCATGACCACCAACCTGGGAACCAAGGACATCACCGGAGGCCCTGTCGGCTTCACCTTGGAGGGCAACGAAGAAGCCAGTTACCAGGCCATGCGCTCCAAAGTGGTCGAAGAGCTGAAGAAGAACTTCAAGCCGGAGTTCCTCAACCGTGTCGACGAGACGGTCGTCTTCCCGCAGCTCAGCCAAGAAGAGCTTCTGCAGATTGTGGGGCTGTTCATCAAGAGTCTCCGCGAGCGGATGCTGGACCGGGATATGACGGTCAACGTCAGCGACAAAGCCAAAGCAGAGCTCATCACCCTCGGCTGGGACCCCACCTTAGGCGCGAGACCACTGCGCCGGGCCGTTCAGCAAAACGTCGAGGATGCGCTCTCCGAGCGAATCCTGACGGGAGATTTGAACCCCGGCCAGCACGTCGAAGTGGACTTCGACGGGTCTGAGTTCACGTTCACCACCAGCACTCCGGCCAGCCCGGAACCGGTGGGTGCGGGAGCAACCGAGTCCTAG
- a CDS encoding pirin family protein, whose translation MTVRRTLPSRHRTTIGPWCFLDHYGPDPVSVTGGMQVAPHPHTGLQTVSWLFEGAIHHRDSTGSDALVQPGELHLMTAGHGIQHSEISTPETTTLHGVQLWVAMPDSHRDQPPHFDVRASLAADVGGAKVQLITGQLPDVGVVDAPHYWPMVAAQIDLPAGHTLTLRVDSSFEHGLLVDHGELELQGEVVSEHHLGYLPTGSDTLTMTSGDTFTRVILIGGQPFEEELVMWWNFVGRTHEDVEAARTQWQEGLADGSHRFGHLDHMVALPAPEMPSVRLKARPSGSKAR comes from the coding sequence ATGACCGTTCGGCGCACTCTGCCCAGTAGACATCGCACCACCATTGGGCCCTGGTGTTTTTTGGACCACTACGGGCCGGACCCGGTCAGTGTGACCGGGGGTATGCAGGTGGCACCACACCCCCACACCGGGTTACAAACCGTGAGTTGGCTATTTGAGGGTGCTATTCATCACCGCGACTCGACCGGATCGGATGCGCTCGTTCAGCCCGGCGAGTTGCACCTGATGACAGCGGGCCACGGTATTCAACACTCGGAAATTTCCACACCAGAAACCACCACCTTGCACGGTGTGCAGTTGTGGGTCGCAATGCCGGATTCACACCGAGATCAACCACCACACTTTGATGTCCGAGCCTCGCTGGCAGCAGATGTTGGCGGTGCCAAAGTTCAACTCATTACCGGCCAACTGCCTGATGTGGGCGTTGTCGACGCACCACACTATTGGCCTATGGTCGCAGCCCAAATTGACCTCCCGGCAGGACACACTCTGACCCTAAGGGTGGACTCGTCATTTGAGCATGGACTGTTGGTAGACCACGGGGAACTAGAACTTCAGGGTGAAGTGGTTTCCGAACACCACCTGGGCTATCTGCCCACCGGGAGCGACACCCTGACAATGACCAGTGGCGACACCTTTACACGAGTAATCCTGATTGGGGGTCAACCCTTCGAGGAAGAGTTGGTCATGTGGTGGAACTTTGTGGGCCGAACCCATGAAGACGTTGAAGCAGCGAGGACCCAGTGGCAAGAAGGGTTAGCCGATGGATCTCACCGGTTTGGCCATCTTGACCACATGGTAGCACTTCCTGCGCCGGAAATGCCCAGTGTTCGATTAAAAGCCCGACCTTCTGGGTCTAAAGCCCGCTAA
- a CDS encoding acyltransferase family protein, whose product MSVSNPDRTRDVANDGGGLTHLALGPRRNPGIQVLRAVAVVAVIVFHLNKEWLPGGFLGVDIFFVISGFVITLSLLRDWSPGLGGMLFRFYSRRFLRIAPALFVFLAVAAVFVALFIPRGFFLGGDGPKTALAASVGLGNISLYLSDQGYFNERLAFNAFSHTWSLGVEEQFYLIFPLLLWVGIWAAARSAGWQSRLLAMAAIAIATVFSFIWSVWETTANPIGAFYLLTSRFWELGAGALLALAFALGLMRPPRGRWVSVLLVLGAAAVVWALLFADQASFPFPWAIPAVMGTAVMIAALQASPEELPQFGKTVFHNPIAITVGDWSYSLYLWHWAFIVFLRWTIGLELWWHYVLATVLTFLFGWMSYRFVEQPILRQKFHLSLSPRKMVAAAVATTVFVAGSLYLGDKGTKRFLSLSVTSQGQLFDPPASVGDPEDEYAEYAGWAEGRTVFVVGDSHAGHFGTLLTELRAVAGFDYRVVDDRQCRVVSLLTPRDGCTEYQDVVEEIIASSQPGDLVLFSSLRTPRISSLIDGQTQSQQAILDDFMVTQTAEVEEQVLVEAREPLMTLKEAGLVVTIPSPTPVFPSPVFRCADWFNQMNPQCQGGFSVSRQYIDTLAAPANQRISVLEQEGLVTRWDTFSTLCPGLECETLRDGHHMFYDGDHLSRWGNYLLMPSFIELLSTE is encoded by the coding sequence ATGTCGGTATCTAATCCTGATCGGACGAGAGATGTGGCCAACGATGGCGGGGGTCTGACTCATTTGGCTTTAGGCCCTCGAAGGAATCCGGGAATTCAGGTCCTCCGGGCCGTTGCGGTCGTGGCCGTGATCGTTTTTCATCTCAACAAGGAGTGGCTTCCCGGCGGTTTTCTCGGTGTGGACATCTTCTTCGTCATTTCGGGTTTTGTCATTACCCTCTCTCTGCTTCGAGATTGGTCACCCGGTTTGGGAGGGATGCTTTTTCGCTTTTATTCGAGGCGATTCCTCCGCATCGCACCCGCCCTATTTGTGTTCCTTGCCGTGGCAGCGGTTTTTGTTGCCCTTTTCATCCCGCGCGGGTTCTTCCTAGGTGGGGATGGGCCAAAAACCGCGCTTGCCGCGAGTGTTGGCTTGGGCAATATTTCCCTTTACTTATCTGACCAGGGGTACTTCAACGAGCGCTTAGCCTTCAACGCGTTCTCTCACACGTGGTCACTCGGCGTCGAAGAGCAGTTTTACCTGATCTTTCCGCTCTTATTGTGGGTGGGAATCTGGGCCGCGGCGCGGAGCGCTGGTTGGCAAAGTCGATTGCTCGCCATGGCTGCTATCGCTATTGCCACGGTTTTTTCCTTCATTTGGTCTGTCTGGGAGACCACGGCCAACCCCATTGGTGCGTTTTACCTGTTGACCTCGCGGTTTTGGGAATTAGGCGCAGGGGCACTACTTGCTTTGGCCTTTGCGTTAGGGCTGATGCGGCCCCCGAGGGGCCGTTGGGTCAGTGTCCTCCTCGTGCTTGGTGCTGCCGCGGTGGTGTGGGCGCTGTTGTTTGCCGATCAGGCCTCGTTCCCTTTCCCGTGGGCGATACCCGCAGTGATGGGCACAGCGGTGATGATTGCCGCGCTTCAGGCCAGTCCCGAGGAACTACCGCAGTTCGGCAAGACGGTGTTTCACAACCCGATTGCCATCACTGTGGGTGACTGGTCCTACTCCCTCTACCTCTGGCATTGGGCGTTCATTGTGTTCTTACGCTGGACAATTGGTCTCGAACTGTGGTGGCACTACGTGCTCGCGACGGTACTCACCTTCCTCTTTGGGTGGATGTCGTATCGCTTTGTGGAGCAACCCATCCTGCGGCAAAAATTCCACCTGTCGCTTTCACCCCGCAAAATGGTCGCGGCGGCAGTCGCGACCACGGTGTTTGTCGCCGGTTCTCTTTATTTAGGGGATAAAGGGACCAAACGGTTTCTGTCCTTGAGTGTGACCTCGCAAGGCCAACTTTTTGATCCCCCAGCGTCAGTAGGTGACCCTGAAGACGAATATGCGGAGTATGCAGGGTGGGCAGAGGGTCGCACGGTGTTTGTTGTGGGCGATTCTCATGCTGGGCACTTTGGAACATTGCTCACCGAATTACGCGCTGTGGCCGGATTTGACTACCGAGTAGTGGACGACCGGCAATGCCGTGTCGTCAGTTTGTTGACCCCACGCGATGGCTGCACCGAGTACCAGGATGTTGTTGAGGAGATTATCGCGTCGTCACAACCCGGCGACCTTGTGCTGTTCTCCTCGCTTCGCACACCACGGATTTCGAGTCTGATTGATGGTCAAACACAAAGCCAACAGGCAATCCTGGACGACTTCATGGTTACTCAAACGGCGGAAGTTGAAGAGCAAGTGTTGGTGGAAGCAAGGGAGCCATTAATGACTCTCAAAGAAGCGGGTCTGGTTGTGACGATACCTTCGCCCACTCCGGTTTTCCCTTCGCCGGTTTTTCGCTGCGCTGATTGGTTTAACCAGATGAACCCCCAATGCCAGGGCGGTTTTTCTGTGTCCCGGCAATACATCGACACACTCGCCGCCCCGGCCAATCAACGCATCAGCGTCCTCGAACAAGAAGGCCTGGTAACCAGATGGGACACTTTTTCCACGCTGTGTCCGGGGTTGGAGTGCGAGACCCTCCGGGATGGCCACCACATGTTTTATGACGGCGACCATTTGAGTAGGTGGGGAAACTACCTACTCATGCCAAGTTTCATCGAACTTCTCAGCACTGAATAG
- the lysS gene encoding lysine--tRNA ligase, which yields MEQQPTGSESAADDAFEDVVEQQAVRMAKRADMLSAGVEAYPVELPITTTIPEVRERFGHLEAEAKTGEHVGVAGRVMHVRLTGKLAFVALQDGAGTPLQAMVSFGEVGEESFGHFRDWVDLGDHLFVSGEVVTSKRGELSIWVSTWHIAAKALLPLPNLHSDLNEETRVRQRYLDLIVRQQARDTVRTRASVMRSLRDTFAEHDYLEVETPMLQTLHGGATARPFVTHSNAFDTELFLRIAPELFLKRAVVGGIERVFEINRNFRNEGADSTHSPEFSMLEAYQAYGNYNTMADLTQELVQSAASAVAGGHVVTWSDGTEYDLGGQWDRLSLYGSLSEKAGEEITPDTDATTLQKMADSLELEVALPTHGKLVEELWEHFVKPGLVAPTFVMDFPVDTSPLVRDHRDIDGVVEKWDLYVRGFELATGYSELVDPVIQRERFVLQAQLGAQGDHEAMRLDEDFLRALEHGMPPSGGMGMGIDRLLMALTGLGIRETILFPLVK from the coding sequence ATGGAACAACAGCCCACCGGTTCAGAGTCGGCCGCCGATGACGCCTTCGAAGATGTTGTCGAACAGCAGGCCGTGCGTATGGCAAAGAGGGCCGACATGCTCTCTGCCGGTGTGGAGGCCTACCCGGTGGAGTTGCCCATCACCACCACCATTCCGGAGGTGCGGGAGCGCTTCGGCCATTTAGAGGCCGAAGCGAAGACTGGTGAACATGTTGGGGTCGCCGGTCGTGTGATGCATGTGCGATTGACCGGGAAGCTTGCTTTTGTCGCCCTGCAAGATGGTGCGGGCACCCCACTGCAGGCCATGGTGTCGTTTGGTGAAGTGGGCGAAGAATCTTTTGGCCACTTTCGGGACTGGGTAGACCTTGGCGATCACCTTTTCGTCTCCGGTGAAGTGGTCACTTCAAAACGCGGTGAGCTATCTATCTGGGTATCCACCTGGCACATTGCCGCTAAGGCACTGTTGCCTCTGCCCAACCTTCACAGTGACCTGAACGAAGAAACACGGGTTCGACAGCGCTACCTGGACCTCATTGTCCGGCAACAAGCCAGGGACACTGTGCGCACCAGGGCATCGGTGATGCGCTCCCTTCGAGACACCTTCGCAGAACACGACTACCTCGAAGTGGAAACCCCGATGTTGCAAACTCTGCACGGTGGTGCCACCGCACGACCCTTTGTGACCCACTCCAACGCTTTTGATACCGAACTGTTTTTGCGGATTGCACCGGAGCTTTTTCTGAAGCGCGCGGTTGTCGGAGGTATTGAGCGCGTTTTCGAAATCAACCGCAACTTCAGAAACGAAGGCGCAGACTCCACCCACAGCCCAGAGTTTTCCATGCTGGAGGCCTACCAGGCCTATGGCAACTACAACACCATGGCCGACCTCACCCAAGAACTCGTCCAAAGCGCCGCCAGCGCGGTCGCTGGCGGCCATGTCGTGACCTGGTCTGATGGCACCGAGTACGACCTGGGTGGCCAGTGGGACAGGTTGTCGCTGTATGGCTCGTTGTCGGAAAAAGCTGGTGAAGAAATCACTCCTGACACGGACGCCACGACCTTGCAGAAAATGGCGGACTCGTTGGAGCTTGAGGTGGCACTACCCACCCACGGGAAACTGGTTGAAGAGCTGTGGGAACACTTTGTGAAACCAGGCCTCGTCGCGCCCACATTTGTGATGGACTTCCCCGTCGACACCTCACCCTTGGTGCGCGACCACCGGGACATTGACGGTGTGGTTGAGAAGTGGGACCTCTATGTCAGAGGTTTCGAACTCGCCACCGGCTATTCAGAACTTGTGGACCCGGTCATTCAACGGGAGCGTTTCGTGCTCCAAGCTCAGCTTGGAGCACAGGGTGACCATGAGGCCATGAGGCTCGATGAAGATTTCCTCCGCGCTCTTGAGCACGGCATGCCACCTAGTGGCGGAATGGGAATGGGCATCGATCGCCTATTGATGGCTCTGACGGGCTTGGGCATCCGCGAGACCATTCTGTTTCCTCTGGTTAAGTAA
- the panC gene encoding pantoate--beta-alanine ligase — protein MITSAQDMQAWSKRVHGAGETIGFVPTMGSLHRGHLSLIEKARAAADHVVVSIFVNPLQFGPGEDFERYPRSLESDLEALRHSGVDVVFTPGLSDIYPDGPENTPTLSAGEIGDVFEGEHRPGHFDGVLTVVARLFQLVACDVAVFGKKDAQQLIAIEQMVAREGFPVKIIRGDIVRDDDGLALSSRNVYLTPEGRADALILQRELRAIENASNTTDPTDSLERIKQARQVLREAPGIELDYLEAVSSDTFTPWEQHPTGEMVVVGAIRVGTTRLLDNVWMPSVGAHSSGQ, from the coding sequence GTGATTACCAGCGCCCAAGACATGCAGGCGTGGTCCAAGCGTGTCCACGGTGCGGGGGAAACCATTGGTTTTGTCCCCACAATGGGCTCACTACACCGCGGGCACCTCTCGTTAATCGAAAAGGCTCGAGCTGCAGCCGACCATGTCGTAGTCAGTATTTTCGTGAACCCCCTGCAATTTGGCCCAGGAGAAGATTTTGAGCGCTACCCGCGCTCACTCGAATCAGACCTAGAAGCCCTCCGCCACAGTGGCGTGGATGTGGTGTTCACCCCAGGACTGTCCGACATTTATCCGGATGGGCCAGAAAACACCCCCACGCTGAGCGCGGGGGAAATCGGTGATGTGTTCGAGGGAGAACACCGCCCGGGCCATTTCGACGGTGTCCTCACCGTCGTGGCCCGGTTGTTTCAGCTTGTGGCCTGTGACGTGGCAGTGTTTGGCAAAAAAGACGCCCAACAACTCATCGCTATTGAACAGATGGTTGCTCGCGAAGGGTTCCCGGTAAAAATCATCCGTGGAGATATCGTCCGCGACGATGACGGTTTGGCGCTGAGCTCACGAAACGTGTATCTCACGCCGGAGGGAAGGGCTGATGCCCTGATCCTGCAACGGGAACTGCGCGCCATTGAAAACGCCTCCAACACAACTGACCCCACAGACTCACTGGAGCGAATCAAACAGGCACGCCAGGTGCTGCGCGAAGCCCCAGGGATTGAACTTGATTACCTTGAGGCTGTATCCAGTGACACCTTCACACCCTGGGAGCAGCACCCAACCGGCGAAATGGTCGTTGTGGGGGCCATTCGGGTCGGCACGACCCGACTACTCGATAACGTGTGGATGCCGAGCGTTGGAGCGCACAGCTCAGGCCAGTAA
- a CDS encoding DUF2520 domain-containing protein has translation MNHDARMGIGLVGDSPAGAVMAQALAGAGHALIGRSAPPEDRADHVEALLPGVPVMDIDDIIRRSEMVILATDGDALAHVVDDIDTKKLCQPGQIVCQLSAHDSLESLAPVMAQGAITVRLVPLLPLTGHSLDIRRLRGAWCGVVAHGPVAPIGQALALEMGMEALVISPEAETAFNESVALATEQTQRFVNASLQPLLDAGVDHAPQALQSLLHATIDGIIRSHSVDQPDGVTASELLDMDGFGPEIPGSDPTGQQPHHPEAR, from the coding sequence GTGAATCACGACGCCAGGATGGGCATTGGGTTAGTCGGTGACTCACCGGCTGGAGCCGTCATGGCGCAAGCGTTGGCCGGAGCCGGTCACGCACTGATCGGTAGGAGTGCCCCACCGGAAGATCGTGCCGACCACGTCGAAGCACTCTTGCCCGGTGTACCGGTCATGGACATTGACGACATTATTCGCCGCAGCGAGATGGTGATTCTCGCCACTGATGGCGACGCACTCGCCCATGTGGTGGACGACATTGACACCAAGAAACTCTGCCAACCAGGCCAAATTGTCTGCCAACTCTCCGCACACGACTCCCTTGAGTCACTGGCACCCGTGATGGCCCAAGGGGCCATCACGGTGCGCCTTGTGCCCTTGTTGCCACTGACCGGACATTCGTTAGATATCAGGCGCCTAAGAGGCGCATGGTGTGGTGTGGTGGCGCACGGCCCAGTAGCGCCCATCGGTCAAGCCTTGGCCCTCGAGATGGGGATGGAAGCGCTCGTGATTAGCCCCGAAGCGGAAACGGCTTTTAACGAGAGCGTGGCGCTCGCGACGGAGCAGACCCAACGTTTCGTTAACGCGTCCCTCCAACCGCTGCTGGATGCCGGTGTTGACCACGCACCACAGGCGCTTCAAAGCCTCCTGCACGCCACCATTGACGGCATCATTCGAAGTCACTCAGTAGACCAACCTGATGGTGTGACTGCGTCTGAACTGCTCGACATGGACGGCTTTGGCCCAGAAATACCAGGCAGTGACCCCACTGGCCAGCAACCGCATCATCCAGAGGCCCGGTAG